In the genome of Pelagibacterium nitratireducens, one region contains:
- the ldtR gene encoding transcriptional regulator LdtR: MANNLSAAKADEPRSLKPLYLEAVSRVERLHRRLLDLVKDEFDRMGWDDINPVQALLMFNIGDSELTAGELRTRGYYLGSNVSYNLKKLVDTGYIFQERSKTDRRSVRIRLTPKGEEVAEVIDELYDRHLNSIEKVGGLGESDFSGLNTALSRLERFWVDQILYKL, from the coding sequence ATGGCTAACAATCTTTCCGCTGCAAAGGCCGATGAACCCAGGAGCTTAAAGCCGCTCTATCTCGAGGCCGTATCCCGCGTCGAACGCCTGCACCGCCGGCTCCTCGACCTGGTCAAGGACGAGTTCGACCGCATGGGATGGGACGACATCAACCCGGTCCAGGCTCTCTTGATGTTCAACATCGGCGACAGCGAATTGACAGCCGGCGAACTTCGCACCCGGGGCTATTATCTGGGCTCGAATGTCTCGTACAACCTCAAGAAACTGGTCGATACCGGCTATATCTTCCAGGAACGCTCCAAGACCGACCGCCGTTCGGTGCGCATCCGCCTCACGCCCAAGGGTGAAGAGGTCGCCGAGGTGATCGACGAACTCTACGACCGCCACCTCAACTCGATCGAAAAGGTCGGTGGACTGGGCGAATCGGACTTTTCCGGGCTCAACACCGCCCTCTCGCGCCTCG